Proteins encoded together in one Pyxidicoccus trucidator window:
- a CDS encoding DUF1592 domain-containing protein translates to MTFPRYVSLLLLCAGAVACYGTVEQSGPGGEDDPAPPASSAPVPPAPARFSCDASAVPADLPLPRLSRTQLANSLRFAIARALPNEADALWAELAPTFARYPTDQRKPAPGDLRGGYSRLDQSIQQSQVDAMYDVGVVIARELTRTPARLEAVLGRCATDSNTSNDRGCLEDFIKGWGSRILRAPLPAAEVTFHADIAGNTPVEPAAVADVIATLLNSPRFLYRVESGTQNAEEVSPLSAYELASRLSYQFWQEPPDDALWAAAAGGSLLTPEGYDARLTRLLESPKLRNSLDDFISEWLRLEELPSLVTLRNDPVYKSFVGERMPTEATRTAMLEDVRRSAWQTVSSGGSVSDFLWDRHSYTDDPFLAAVYDVPVWNGTGPAPVMPSTRRSGLLTRAALLATGTASTRPIHKGYLVRNALLCQQVGAPPPNATDTPPVPTATITTREAVTAMTSTAACRGCHKATINPQGFVLEGFDALGRERLQERLFDAQGHETGAPTVDTVAEVHVYDDEFRVLDSAVGLTQAIDDSQLMESCLARNYFRFAHARVESEERDGCLLAELEQVTRGGAPLAELLRKVAHHPSFKQRRFQ, encoded by the coding sequence CCCCGCTCCGCCGGCCTCGTCCGCGCCCGTCCCCCCTGCACCGGCGCGGTTCTCCTGCGACGCGAGCGCCGTCCCCGCGGACCTGCCCTTGCCCAGGCTGTCCCGGACGCAGCTGGCGAACTCGCTTCGCTTCGCCATTGCTCGTGCATTGCCGAACGAGGCGGACGCCCTCTGGGCGGAGCTTGCGCCCACCTTCGCCCGGTACCCCACGGACCAACGCAAACCCGCGCCCGGTGACTTGAGAGGTGGCTACAGCCGGCTGGACCAGTCCATCCAGCAGTCGCAGGTGGACGCCATGTACGACGTGGGCGTGGTCATCGCCCGGGAGCTCACGCGGACGCCGGCCCGCCTCGAGGCCGTCCTGGGCCGCTGCGCGACGGACAGCAACACCTCCAACGACCGCGGCTGCCTGGAGGACTTCATCAAGGGCTGGGGCTCGCGCATCCTGCGCGCTCCTCTGCCCGCGGCGGAGGTGACGTTCCACGCGGACATCGCCGGCAACACGCCCGTGGAGCCCGCGGCGGTGGCGGACGTCATCGCCACCCTGCTGAACTCGCCCAGGTTCCTCTACCGCGTGGAGAGCGGGACCCAGAACGCGGAGGAGGTGAGCCCCCTGTCCGCGTACGAGCTGGCCTCGCGCCTCTCCTACCAGTTCTGGCAGGAGCCACCGGACGACGCCCTCTGGGCCGCGGCCGCGGGCGGCTCCCTCCTGACGCCCGAGGGCTACGACGCGCGGCTGACGCGGCTGCTGGAGAGCCCGAAGCTGCGCAACTCCCTGGACGACTTCATCAGCGAGTGGCTCCGCCTGGAGGAGCTGCCTTCGCTGGTGACGCTGCGGAATGACCCCGTCTACAAGTCCTTCGTCGGCGAGCGAATGCCCACCGAGGCCACCCGCACCGCCATGCTCGAGGACGTCCGCCGCTCCGCCTGGCAGACGGTGTCCTCCGGCGGCTCGGTGAGCGACTTCCTCTGGGACAGGCACTCGTACACGGACGACCCCTTCCTCGCCGCCGTCTACGACGTGCCCGTCTGGAACGGGACGGGGCCGGCCCCCGTCATGCCCTCCACGCGCCGCAGCGGCCTCTTGACGCGCGCCGCGCTGCTGGCCACGGGGACCGCCTCCACGCGGCCCATCCACAAGGGCTACCTGGTGCGCAACGCGCTGCTGTGCCAGCAGGTGGGCGCGCCACCGCCCAACGCCACCGACACGCCGCCCGTCCCCACGGCCACCATCACCACGCGCGAGGCCGTGACGGCGATGACGTCCACCGCCGCCTGTCGGGGTTGCCACAAGGCGACCATCAACCCGCAGGGCTTCGTGCTGGAGGGCTTCGACGCGCTGGGGCGTGAGCGCCTCCAGGAGCGCCTCTTCGACGCGCAGGGCCACGAGACGGGCGCCCCCACGGTGGACACCGTGGCCGAGGTGCACGTCTACGACGACGAGTTCCGCGTGCTCGACAGCGCGGTGGGGCTCACCCAGGCCATCGACGACAGCCAGCTGATGGAGTCCTGCCTGGCGCGCAACTACTTCCGCTTCGCCCACGCGCGCGTTGAGTCAGAGGAGCGCGACGGGTGCCTGCTCGCCGAGTTGGAGCAGGTGACCCGCGGCGGCGCCCCGCTGGCGGAACTCTTGAGGAAGGTAGCCCACCATCCCAGCTTCAAGCAGAGGAGGTTCCAGTGA
- a CDS encoding DUF1552 domain-containing protein encodes MKKTQDPGVFRVDRRQFLRGTGGAILALPLLPSLLSAREAKAAETQRPKCFVHVRTPHGAILTSNMWPGASALSETLRYAGHDVRRGSLTAPVNASGEAVISRALTAKSSVLTPSLVSKMNILRGLDYPLYMGHNFGAALGYYDEDKGRPGSPRATIDQLMAYSPAFYPSVASVRKRSVVLASSGTSSGSWGYNTPGVRSSGVAASDVSAIESSLALFDMLLAGAGEGTHPSRPPVVDRILESYRRLRNGNSRLSAEDKVRLDQHIHAVAELQRRLGTVVHEACQVPARPTTDNLTLKRSASFAGDPAKNVEYFRLLNEVLAVAMSCGTCRVATLTIDENNQNLTFTTRAPQGEDWHNNVVHPSTAPGDEQDLVVQFNKVFFSEVFLDLVGRFESISNGVGGTLLDDSLVAWGQENGNYPHYSFSVPVVTAGSAGGALKTGNYCDYRNLNYNLAGRNSPEDESLWPGLLFNQWLGTALQAMGIPHAEWREEDHPGFGWKTTYQSQYAYFFTNTGLTADKVYHSELWAKTGEILPFLAPT; translated from the coding sequence GTGAAGAAGACTCAGGACCCGGGTGTCTTCAGGGTCGACAGGCGCCAGTTCCTTCGCGGTACGGGCGGGGCGATTTTGGCTCTGCCGCTGCTGCCCTCGCTGCTGAGCGCCCGCGAAGCGAAGGCGGCGGAGACCCAGCGGCCCAAGTGCTTCGTGCACGTGCGCACGCCGCATGGCGCCATCCTCACCTCCAACATGTGGCCGGGGGCCTCGGCCCTGAGCGAGACGCTCCGCTATGCGGGCCACGACGTGCGGCGCGGGAGCCTGACGGCCCCGGTGAACGCGAGCGGCGAGGCGGTCATCAGTCGGGCACTGACGGCGAAGTCGAGCGTCCTGACGCCGAGCCTGGTGTCGAAGATGAACATCCTGCGCGGGCTCGACTACCCCTTGTACATGGGGCACAACTTCGGCGCCGCCCTGGGCTACTACGACGAAGACAAGGGCCGGCCCGGCTCGCCGCGGGCGACGATTGACCAGCTCATGGCCTACTCCCCGGCCTTCTATCCGAGCGTCGCCTCGGTGCGGAAGCGCAGCGTGGTCCTCGCCAGCTCGGGGACGTCGAGCGGGAGCTGGGGTTACAACACGCCGGGGGTCCGCTCCTCCGGTGTGGCCGCGAGCGACGTCAGCGCCATCGAGAGCTCGTTGGCTCTCTTCGACATGCTGCTCGCGGGCGCAGGGGAGGGCACCCACCCGAGCCGGCCCCCGGTGGTGGACCGCATCCTCGAGAGCTACCGCCGGCTCCGCAACGGCAACAGCCGGCTGTCCGCGGAGGACAAGGTGCGGCTGGACCAGCACATCCACGCGGTGGCTGAGCTGCAGCGCCGCCTGGGCACCGTCGTGCACGAGGCCTGCCAGGTGCCCGCCCGGCCGACGACGGACAACCTCACCCTGAAGCGCTCGGCCTCGTTCGCGGGGGACCCGGCGAAGAACGTCGAGTACTTCCGGCTCCTCAACGAGGTGCTCGCGGTGGCGATGAGCTGTGGCACCTGCCGCGTGGCCACCCTCACCATTGACGAGAACAACCAGAACCTCACCTTCACCACTCGCGCCCCGCAGGGGGAGGACTGGCACAACAACGTCGTGCACCCGTCCACCGCCCCCGGCGACGAGCAGGACCTGGTGGTCCAGTTCAACAAGGTGTTCTTCTCGGAAGTCTTCCTGGACCTCGTCGGCCGCTTCGAGAGCATCTCCAACGGCGTGGGCGGCACGCTGCTGGACGACTCGCTGGTGGCGTGGGGCCAGGAGAACGGCAACTACCCCCACTACTCCTTCTCGGTGCCGGTGGTGACCGCCGGTAGTGCCGGAGGCGCCCTGAAGACCGGCAACTACTGCGACTACCGGAACCTCAACTACAACCTGGCCGGCAGGAACAGCCCCGAGGACGAGTCCTTGTGGCCGGGTCTGCTCTTCAACCAGTGGCTCGGCACGGCCCTCCAGGCGATGGGCATCCCCCACGCAGAGTGGCGCGAGGAGGACCACCCCGGCTTCGGCTGGAAGACCACGTACCAGTCCCAGTACGCGTACTTCTTCACGAACACGGGCCTGACGGCCGACAAGGTCTACCACTCGGAGCTGTGGGCCAAGACGGGCGAGATTCTGCCGTTCCTCGCGCCGACGTAG
- a CDS encoding SIR2 family protein → MAVLELPQAAPLLQQEYREGRLIPFLGAGFSKPLHLPDWSELIASMAEPLGFEPELFMDHGSAEQLAEFFSVAHPNNFERLVYGMARKFNSEEASQLRKVSPTHKALALLDQWHTIYTTNFDCHIEHALRDAGRKVSVLASFVDFQDKQEAGACDVIKFHGTLEIRNTIILTESGFFDRMALEDAADQRLRADLLSHSFLFIGYSFSDMNIRYIWYRMHQLRQRSQAGSRAPLTPRKCFFATHGAGPVQPMLLEQWNVDVIQLDPEDKTASVAELLRSIGG, encoded by the coding sequence ATGGCGGTTCTCGAGCTGCCCCAGGCCGCGCCATTGCTCCAGCAGGAATACCGGGAAGGCCGGCTCATTCCCTTTCTGGGCGCGGGCTTCTCCAAGCCGCTGCACCTGCCGGACTGGAGCGAGCTCATCGCGTCCATGGCGGAGCCGCTGGGCTTCGAGCCGGAGTTGTTCATGGACCATGGCAGCGCCGAGCAGCTCGCGGAGTTCTTCTCCGTGGCGCACCCGAACAACTTCGAGCGCCTCGTCTATGGCATGGCGCGGAAGTTCAACTCGGAAGAGGCCAGCCAGCTCCGCAAGGTCTCTCCCACGCACAAGGCCCTGGCCCTCCTCGACCAGTGGCACACCATCTACACGACCAACTTCGACTGCCACATCGAGCACGCGCTCAGGGATGCGGGAAGGAAGGTCTCCGTGCTGGCCTCCTTCGTGGACTTCCAGGACAAGCAGGAGGCCGGTGCCTGCGATGTCATCAAGTTCCACGGCACGCTGGAGATCCGCAACACCATCATCCTGACGGAGAGCGGCTTCTTCGACCGGATGGCGCTGGAGGATGCCGCGGACCAGCGACTGCGGGCAGACCTGCTCAGCCACAGCTTCCTGTTCATCGGCTACAGCTTCAGCGACATGAACATCCGCTACATCTGGTACCGCATGCACCAGCTTCGCCAGCGCAGCCAGGCCGGAAGCCGCGCTCCGCTGACGCCTCGCAAGTGCTTCTTCGCCACGCATGGCGCCGGGCCGGTCCAGCCGATGCTGCTCGAGCAGTGGAACGTCGACGTCATCCAGCTCGACCCGGAGGACAAGACCGCAAGCGTCGCGGAGCTCCTGAGGAGTATCGGCGGATGA
- a CDS encoding non-canonical purine NTP pyrophosphatase codes for MKTAYYVTSNADRLREVEHFFQGSSKLGFVKARRSAFVELLETDLKTLVLNKAAAAYARVRFPLIVEHGAFCIEDFGWLPGTLIRPFWEALGTRLCGLVRPDRKRVTTRSAVCFCDGRQRKVILKEVEGTLADAPRGKGGFDWDSIFIPQGRTQTFAEIAEASLDDKLGLSASGLAYAELKKELGL; via the coding sequence ATGAAGACCGCCTATTACGTCACGTCGAATGCCGACAGGCTCCGTGAGGTCGAGCACTTCTTCCAGGGCTCGTCGAAGCTGGGCTTCGTCAAGGCGCGCAGGTCGGCCTTCGTCGAGCTCCTCGAAACGGACCTGAAGACGCTCGTCCTGAACAAGGCCGCGGCGGCCTACGCCCGGGTCCGGTTTCCCCTCATCGTCGAGCATGGCGCCTTCTGTATCGAAGACTTCGGCTGGCTCCCGGGGACGCTCATCCGTCCTTTCTGGGAGGCGCTCGGGACAAGGCTCTGCGGGTTGGTCCGTCCCGACCGCAAGAGGGTGACCACCCGGTCCGCTGTCTGCTTCTGCGACGGCAGGCAGCGGAAGGTGATTCTCAAGGAAGTCGAAGGGACGCTGGCGGATGCACCGCGCGGCAAGGGCGGCTTCGATTGGGACTCCATCTTCATTCCCCAGGGCCGCACGCAGACCTTCGCGGAAATCGCCGAGGCCTCACTGGATGACAAGCTGGGCCTCTCCGCCTCGGGGCTCGCATACGCCGAGCTGAAGAAGGAGCTCGGCCTCTGA
- a CDS encoding Vps62-related protein has product MALSRTIRLRWLSCLAGAALLGACTSEDLTEAELLGEGPVDEVEAALGANLALGKPALQSSNYPHGGGEAMRAVDGNTSGNWGHNSVTHTDNQLQPWWQVDLQGIQPLSNVVLYNRTDCCSERLQNFRVRVSDDGMSWQDYPFAGVAPVQSTFAINRPARYVRVQLDGTGILSLAEVQVFAPTQPAHGGVRFGNTVYGRWSGSGGRAPLSAANRQLIVDFEGPSETVTFQLTSSANSYLYLLDANGNVLAEDDDGGGGTHSRISRVLSAGTYKLVAATAAPGQSAEFTLSADKALLRFPQRLWVQAATQLQWLYDDYETGASNNVSVWRPNLGAYPGYFSLGDVAMPSHGVAPRMTFVVAGEGDTLARPVDYNWIWSDWGSGGAHDVSFWDPVPPAGYTCLGTVTVLGYGKPSTDLIRCVKSEYVLPGSFSWVWNDGGSGADYDVGLWQVGPRTDDPRGLALSTFKGQGNYGNPDGGRAWVLNKSATANPELQGLPVDGATALQFAPRIWLHAGEYYFPSSVEFFLPNVQEQNGYLVTRQPLGCDSCTDPQFLDGQRPDQVPVPMYVEVVHRTSQGAPTNITDLIYWNFYPYNNGKRVCIGWYSPWGCAGGYSTFGNHVGDWEHLTVRLIDGRPYAVYLSQHASGQTFLFGAKELAVLGWHPEAYAALGSHGLYPDAARHIYQNLPNGDFLADDTSRGLAWDGWVRPVVFPWQPLGSYTGSLSWLNITSDWGNPASGCEWSEPVAGQCVLNSGPTAPMKKTFSQPQALTLE; this is encoded by the coding sequence ATGGCACTGTCTCGAACAATCCGACTCCGATGGCTTTCTTGCCTCGCGGGCGCCGCGCTCCTCGGCGCATGCACCTCGGAGGACCTCACCGAAGCCGAGCTGCTCGGCGAAGGCCCCGTTGACGAAGTAGAGGCGGCGCTGGGCGCCAACCTCGCGCTCGGCAAGCCGGCGCTCCAGTCGAGCAACTATCCACACGGTGGCGGCGAGGCGATGCGCGCGGTGGATGGCAACACCAGTGGCAACTGGGGTCACAACTCCGTCACCCACACCGACAACCAGCTCCAACCCTGGTGGCAGGTCGACCTCCAGGGCATCCAGCCCCTCTCCAACGTGGTCCTCTACAACCGCACCGACTGCTGCTCGGAGCGGCTGCAGAACTTCAGGGTCCGCGTCTCGGATGACGGGATGAGCTGGCAGGACTACCCCTTCGCCGGTGTCGCCCCGGTGCAGTCCACGTTCGCCATCAACCGCCCGGCCCGGTACGTCCGGGTGCAGCTGGACGGCACGGGCATCCTGAGCCTCGCCGAGGTCCAGGTCTTCGCTCCCACGCAGCCCGCACATGGCGGTGTCCGCTTCGGCAACACCGTGTATGGCCGGTGGAGCGGCTCCGGCGGGAGGGCCCCACTCAGCGCCGCCAACCGGCAGCTCATCGTGGACTTCGAGGGCCCGAGCGAGACGGTGACCTTCCAGCTCACCTCGTCCGCCAATTCCTATCTCTACCTGCTGGACGCGAACGGCAACGTGCTCGCGGAGGATGACGATGGTGGTGGCGGCACGCACTCGAGAATCTCCCGGGTGCTGTCGGCCGGAACCTACAAGCTCGTCGCGGCGACCGCCGCTCCCGGCCAGAGCGCCGAGTTCACCCTCAGCGCGGACAAGGCCCTGCTGCGCTTCCCGCAGCGCCTCTGGGTCCAGGCGGCCACCCAGCTCCAGTGGCTCTACGACGACTACGAGACGGGGGCGAGCAACAACGTCTCCGTCTGGCGGCCGAACCTCGGTGCGTATCCGGGCTACTTCTCGCTCGGAGACGTGGCCATGCCCTCTCATGGCGTGGCGCCCCGGATGACCTTCGTGGTCGCCGGTGAGGGGGACACGCTGGCGCGCCCGGTCGACTACAACTGGATCTGGAGCGACTGGGGCTCGGGTGGCGCCCATGACGTCTCCTTCTGGGACCCTGTGCCTCCAGCGGGCTACACCTGCCTGGGCACTGTCACCGTTCTAGGCTACGGCAAGCCCTCCACCGACCTCATCCGGTGCGTGAAGAGCGAGTACGTGCTCCCGGGCAGCTTCAGCTGGGTGTGGAACGACGGCGGCTCTGGCGCGGACTACGACGTGGGCCTGTGGCAGGTGGGGCCCCGGACGGACGACCCCCGCGGCCTGGCCCTGTCCACCTTCAAGGGTCAGGGCAACTACGGCAATCCCGACGGCGGCCGCGCCTGGGTCCTCAACAAGAGCGCCACCGCCAACCCCGAGCTGCAGGGGCTTCCAGTCGACGGGGCGACGGCGCTCCAGTTCGCGCCCCGCATCTGGCTGCACGCCGGCGAGTACTACTTCCCCTCCTCGGTCGAGTTCTTCCTGCCCAACGTGCAGGAGCAGAACGGCTACCTCGTGACCCGGCAGCCCCTGGGCTGTGACTCCTGCACGGACCCGCAGTTCCTCGACGGCCAGCGGCCGGACCAGGTCCCCGTGCCCATGTACGTGGAGGTTGTCCACCGCACGAGCCAGGGCGCGCCCACGAACATCACCGACCTCATCTACTGGAACTTCTATCCATACAACAATGGCAAGCGGGTGTGCATCGGCTGGTACTCGCCCTGGGGCTGCGCGGGCGGCTACTCCACCTTTGGCAACCACGTGGGGGATTGGGAGCACCTGACGGTGCGGCTCATCGACGGCCGGCCGTACGCGGTGTACCTGAGCCAGCACGCGAGCGGACAGACCTTCCTCTTCGGCGCCAAGGAGCTGGCCGTGCTGGGTTGGCACCCGGAGGCGTACGCGGCGCTGGGCTCGCATGGCCTCTACCCGGACGCGGCCCGGCACATCTACCAGAACCTGCCCAACGGGGACTTCCTCGCCGACGACACGAGCCGCGGCCTCGCCTGGGACGGCTGGGTGCGGCCGGTGGTCTTCCCCTGGCAGCCGCTGGGCTCGTACACCGGAAGCCTGAGCTGGCTCAACATCACCAGTGACTGGGGCAACCCCGCTTCCGGCTGTGAATGGAGCGAGCCCGTGGCCGGCCAGTGCGTGCTCAACAGCGGACCGACGGCGCCCATGAAGAAGACCTTCTCCCAGCCGCAGGCCCTGACGCTGGAGTAG
- a CDS encoding HmuY family protein — protein sequence MSHTEQAMPRRAGQQGLWVLVAVAVSLALLAGCGDDGPTDLQPDAGTEPEVCGPSDVWCKDQTIDRLDLLTTVSTGEVREEGTTSGEFLTFVDSRAGGLSPTMSYSYLRFTPQGLTPVQIHDQESLGSTDWDLAVRRYTLRVNSGTSGPSCVSVANTPEGTTFASVTAVNAAMEFKTEAWFDTACTLIPDDSGLNGPLTQLGGFWAYTSCVQMTGRVFVIRLADGRHVKLEVTSYYEPSAQQVCNQTGSVPQPSGSGAIRIKWAFLP from the coding sequence ATGAGTCATACCGAACAGGCGATGCCCAGGCGCGCCGGACAGCAGGGGCTGTGGGTCCTCGTCGCCGTGGCCGTGTCGCTGGCGCTGCTGGCTGGCTGTGGCGACGACGGGCCAACGGATCTCCAGCCGGACGCGGGCACAGAGCCCGAGGTGTGTGGCCCGAGCGACGTGTGGTGCAAGGACCAGACAATCGACCGGCTGGACCTGCTGACCACGGTGTCGACGGGTGAGGTTCGCGAGGAGGGCACGACGTCGGGCGAGTTCCTCACCTTCGTCGACTCGCGCGCGGGCGGCCTGTCGCCGACGATGTCCTATTCCTACCTCCGCTTCACGCCGCAGGGGCTGACCCCCGTGCAGATCCACGACCAGGAGTCGCTCGGGTCCACGGACTGGGACCTCGCGGTCCGTCGCTACACCCTGCGCGTCAACAGCGGCACGTCCGGTCCGTCCTGCGTCTCGGTGGCGAACACGCCCGAGGGCACGACGTTCGCGTCGGTGACGGCGGTGAACGCCGCCATGGAGTTCAAGACCGAGGCCTGGTTCGACACTGCCTGCACGCTCATCCCGGATGACTCCGGCCTCAACGGGCCCTTGACGCAGCTGGGCGGGTTCTGGGCCTATACGAGCTGCGTGCAGATGACGGGTCGCGTCTTCGTCATCCGGCTGGCGGATGGTCGCCACGTGAAGCTGGAGGTCACCTCCTACTACGAGCCCTCGGCGCAGCAGGTCTGCAACCAGACGGGCAGCGTGCCGCAGCCGAGCGGCTCCGGCGCCATTCGCATCAAGTGGGCGTTCCTGCCATGA
- a CDS encoding MXAN_6640 family putative metalloprotease has protein sequence MRLGALLLLLPLGCGPVQASREPHERHEPFAEWREGLQAGARPTSPEAVPPRFGVEEQVESVVSPAGRFRVHFSRVGPNAVVAGDVDGNGVPDAVDVVAHAYDRVAAFYLELGFLLPGDDASVGEDHGGDGLFDVYLVDFAGRADGAFRLEGCEDEEEGARCVGHMLQENDFAGYSYPSFEAAVNILASHEFFHAVQAAYRPGLGNVASEGSAVWASERFDSSLDDLESFSSSYLSRPDRSLVVDPTGPAVSFSYGAGLFFQYLGERFGDRVVRAMWEESVVAPAARWPVLVDTVLRREWGADFDTAFAEFAQWNLATGARAGAEGGYARGGGYDGLVLASRTLPTEEAQVRVPPAATRYFEVPGGSAQVLATFTPDTVEDPPKLHLLVAAVTADAVLRVSRAEGPGVLSAQVAASDATHVVIAVVDGHHEGTGRYGQLCITGAATGAPCAEVVPDPEEPARPSDDGGCGAAPGGLGWSLLALIVLAGGKARSAVPARLRPSPRRRS, from the coding sequence ATGAGACTCGGGGCGTTGCTCCTGTTGCTTCCCCTGGGGTGTGGCCCCGTGCAGGCGTCGCGTGAGCCGCATGAGCGTCATGAGCCGTTCGCTGAATGGCGAGAGGGGCTGCAGGCAGGAGCGCGCCCCACCTCACCGGAGGCGGTGCCTCCGCGCTTCGGCGTGGAGGAGCAGGTGGAGTCGGTGGTGTCCCCAGCGGGGCGCTTCCGGGTCCACTTCTCCCGCGTCGGGCCCAACGCCGTGGTGGCAGGCGACGTGGATGGCAATGGCGTGCCCGACGCGGTGGACGTCGTCGCGCACGCCTATGACCGGGTGGCCGCCTTCTACCTGGAGCTGGGGTTCCTGCTGCCGGGCGACGACGCCTCGGTGGGCGAGGACCACGGCGGGGATGGGCTGTTCGACGTGTACCTCGTGGACTTCGCGGGCAGGGCGGATGGCGCCTTCCGGCTGGAGGGCTGCGAGGACGAAGAGGAGGGTGCTCGCTGCGTCGGGCACATGCTCCAGGAGAATGACTTCGCGGGTTACAGCTACCCCTCCTTCGAGGCGGCGGTGAACATCCTGGCGAGCCACGAGTTCTTCCACGCGGTGCAGGCGGCCTATCGGCCCGGGCTGGGCAACGTGGCGTCGGAGGGCTCGGCGGTGTGGGCCAGCGAGCGCTTCGATTCCTCGCTCGATGACCTGGAGTCGTTCTCTTCGTCGTATCTCTCGCGGCCAGACCGGAGCCTGGTGGTGGACCCGACGGGCCCCGCCGTGTCCTTCAGCTATGGTGCGGGACTCTTCTTCCAGTACCTGGGCGAGCGCTTTGGCGACCGGGTCGTCCGGGCGATGTGGGAGGAGAGCGTGGTGGCGCCCGCCGCTCGCTGGCCTGTCCTGGTGGACACCGTCCTTCGCCGTGAGTGGGGGGCGGACTTCGACACCGCCTTCGCCGAGTTCGCGCAGTGGAACCTCGCCACGGGCGCGCGGGCGGGTGCAGAGGGCGGCTATGCGCGGGGCGGTGGCTACGATGGCCTGGTGCTCGCGTCCAGGACGCTTCCCACCGAGGAGGCCCAGGTCCGGGTGCCTCCCGCGGCGACGCGGTATTTCGAGGTGCCGGGCGGCTCGGCGCAGGTGCTGGCCACCTTTACGCCCGATACCGTGGAGGACCCGCCGAAGCTCCACTTGCTGGTGGCCGCGGTGACGGCCGACGCCGTGCTGCGCGTCTCTCGAGCCGAAGGTCCTGGCGTGCTGAGCGCGCAGGTGGCCGCATCGGATGCGACCCACGTCGTGATTGCGGTGGTGGATGGCCACCATGAGGGCACGGGCCGATACGGGCAGCTCTGCATCACGGGAGCGGCCACCGGCGCGCCCTGCGCGGAAGTCGTCCCCGATCCCGAGGAGCCTGCGCGGCCATCGGACGACGGAGGCTGTGGCGCGGCCCCAGGTGGGCTCGGCTGGAGTCTGCTGGCGCTCATCGTGCTGGCGGGAGGCAAGGCGCGGAGCGCGGTCCCCGCGAGGCTCCGCCCGTCGCCACGTCGACGGTCCTGA
- a CDS encoding trypsin-like peptidase domain-containing protein — protein MLTNAHVVEGRQTVDVVLHDGRRVQGQVVERGAGKLDVALVQVPLKETPILPLGGASTRSSRSSPGR, from the coding sequence ATCCTCACCAACGCGCACGTGGTGGAGGGGCGCCAGACGGTGGACGTGGTGCTGCACGACGGGCGGCGGGTGCAGGGGCAGGTCGTGGAGCGGGGCGCCGGGAAGCTGGACGTGGCGCTCGTGCAGGTGCCGCTGAAGGAGACCCCCATCCTGCCGCTCGGCGGAGCCTCTACGAGGTCTTCGCGGTCATCGCCGGGCAGATGA
- a CDS encoding DMT family transporter: MLSYVYLVAAIASEIVGTSLLKKTDGFTRLWPSVACLGGYVAAFAFLSQAVKTVPVGIAYALWAGLGTAGIVVIGAVFLGEPLSAVKIIGVGLIVAGVVVINLGGAH; the protein is encoded by the coding sequence GTGTTATCGTACGTTTATTTGGTTGCCGCTATCGCCAGCGAGATCGTCGGAACATCCCTGCTGAAGAAGACCGATGGATTCACCCGGCTCTGGCCTTCAGTTGCCTGTCTTGGCGGATATGTGGCCGCATTTGCATTCTTGTCGCAGGCAGTGAAGACAGTGCCAGTAGGCATTGCCTATGCGCTCTGGGCAGGGCTCGGCACCGCCGGCATCGTTGTTATTGGCGCGGTCTTTCTGGGCGAGCCCCTGAGTGCAGTCAAAATCATCGGTGTGGGGCTCATCGTCGCCGGCGTTGTCGTGATCAACCTGGGCGGCGCGCATTGA